A single window of Mycolicibacterium aurum DNA harbors:
- a CDS encoding carboxymuconolactone decarboxylase family protein, translating into MTQTLSTQDRIKIYQASPELFDAMMALSTAAAKDVDPQLGELIKIRASQINHCAFCLDMHTRDARKIGVSEQKLDVLAAWAEAGDLFDETERAALALTEAITELGHGGVSDDVYEDAAAVFSDRELGQVIALAVTINAWNRINAAVRTAPPRR; encoded by the coding sequence ATGACACAGACACTCAGCACGCAGGACCGCATCAAGATCTATCAGGCTTCGCCTGAGCTCTTCGACGCCATGATGGCGCTGTCGACCGCCGCGGCCAAGGACGTCGACCCGCAGTTGGGCGAGCTCATCAAGATTCGGGCGTCCCAGATCAACCACTGTGCGTTCTGCCTCGACATGCACACGCGTGACGCCCGCAAGATCGGCGTCAGCGAGCAGAAGCTCGACGTCCTGGCCGCGTGGGCCGAGGCGGGAGACCTGTTCGACGAGACCGAGCGCGCCGCGCTGGCGCTGACCGAGGCGATCACCGAACTCGGCCACGGCGGGGTGTCGGACGACGTCTACGAAGATGCCGCCGCGGTGTTCTCCGACCGCGAGCTCGGCCAGGTGATCGCGCTGGCCGTCACCATCAACGCCTGGAACCGCATCAACGCGGCTGTGCGGACGGCACCGCCGCGGCGTTGA
- the pdxR gene encoding MocR-like pyridoxine biosynthesis transcription factor PdxR, giving the protein MTSWANSGARDLHLDLREALTPGARGTKETLIAALRDATRSGRLAPGTMLPPSRTLAADLGLARNTVADAYAELVAEGWLASRQGAGTWVVEAVRPTASAPPVTRRPHGARVTPVHNLMPGTPDVAEFPRTQWAASMRRALINAPTEALRMGDPRGRPELRSALAEYLARVRGVRTSPDSVVICAGVRQAVQLLAQALGGTVAVEAYGLFLFRDALAQAGVPTVPVSVDDKGAVIDELDHMNVGSVLLTPAHHNPLGMSLHSSRRMAVVQWAERTGGFVLDDDYDGEFRYDREPVGSLQALRPDRVAYLGSTSKSLSQVLRLGWMVLPEPLVDAVVDVAGGQQFYVDAIAQLTLADFLTGGHYDRHVRRMRARYRKRRDLLVSALAPLRVGVSGLAAGVNLLVSLPDGMEPEVLRRAGEAGVGLTGLSMMRHPLAGSEIPAPDGVIVGFAAPADHAFSSAVSALCEVLAASGL; this is encoded by the coding sequence GTGACTTCATGGGCCAATTCGGGCGCGCGTGACCTCCACCTGGACCTGAGGGAGGCGTTGACGCCCGGCGCGCGCGGCACCAAGGAGACCCTGATCGCGGCGCTTCGTGACGCCACGCGGTCGGGACGCCTGGCGCCGGGAACCATGCTGCCGCCGTCCCGCACCCTGGCCGCCGATCTCGGATTGGCCCGCAACACCGTCGCCGACGCCTATGCCGAACTCGTGGCCGAAGGTTGGCTGGCGTCGCGTCAGGGGGCGGGCACCTGGGTTGTCGAGGCGGTGCGGCCGACCGCGTCGGCGCCGCCCGTCACGCGCCGCCCGCACGGCGCGCGCGTCACCCCCGTCCACAACCTGATGCCCGGAACTCCCGACGTGGCGGAGTTCCCGCGCACCCAGTGGGCGGCAAGCATGCGCAGGGCGCTGATCAACGCACCGACCGAGGCCCTGCGGATGGGTGACCCGCGGGGCCGTCCCGAATTACGCAGTGCCCTCGCCGAATACCTGGCACGGGTACGTGGGGTGCGCACCTCGCCGGACTCCGTCGTCATCTGCGCCGGCGTGCGGCAGGCCGTGCAATTGCTGGCACAGGCATTGGGTGGGACGGTCGCGGTCGAGGCCTACGGGCTCTTCCTGTTCCGGGACGCGCTCGCTCAGGCCGGGGTGCCGACGGTACCGGTGAGCGTGGACGACAAGGGCGCTGTGATCGACGAACTCGACCACATGAATGTCGGCTCGGTACTGCTGACCCCGGCGCACCACAACCCGCTGGGCATGTCCCTGCACTCGTCGCGGCGGATGGCAGTGGTGCAATGGGCCGAGCGCACAGGCGGTTTCGTACTCGACGACGACTACGACGGGGAGTTTCGTTACGACCGCGAACCGGTCGGCTCGTTGCAGGCGTTGCGGCCCGACCGGGTGGCCTACCTCGGGTCCACCAGCAAGAGCCTGTCCCAGGTGCTGCGGCTGGGATGGATGGTGCTCCCGGAGCCCCTCGTCGATGCGGTGGTGGATGTCGCAGGCGGTCAACAGTTCTATGTGGACGCCATCGCGCAGCTGACCCTCGCCGACTTCCTCACCGGCGGCCATTACGACAGGCACGTGCGGCGCATGCGCGCCCGCTATCGCAAGCGCAGGGATCTGCTGGTCTCCGCTCTGGCGCCGCTTCGGGTCGGGGTCAGCGGGCTCGCGGCGGGGGTGAACCTGCTCGTGTCGCTGCCCGACGGTATGGAACCGGAGGTGTTGCGGCGCGCGGGCGAAGCGGGTGTCGGCCTGACCGGGCTGTCCATGATGCGGCATCCGCTCGCCGGTTCCGAGATCCCCGCCCCCGACGGGGTGATCGTCGGTTTCGCGGCGCCGGCCGACCATGCCTTTTCCAGCGCGGTTTCGGCGTTATGCGAGGTGCTGGCGGCCAGCGGCCTATAG
- the wzm gene encoding galactan export ABC transporter permease subunit Wzm/RfbD: MTITDAAAQSRTFARAWGDLVDGFGKRELWLHLGWQDIKQRYRRSVLGPFWITIATGTTAVAMGGLYSMLFKLELSEHLPYVTLGLIVWNLINASILEGADVFVANEGLIKQLPTPLSVHVYRLVWRQMLLFAHNIIIFVVIAVIFPKPWNWADLAVIPALALLALNCVWVALCFGILATRYRDISPLLASLVQLLFFMTPIIWNESTLQAQGAGGWAKIVELNPLLHYLDIVRAPLLGADQELRHWVVVLVLTVVGWGFAALAMRQYRARVAYWV; this comes from the coding sequence ATGACGATCACGGATGCCGCGGCCCAGTCCCGGACGTTCGCCCGCGCGTGGGGCGACCTGGTGGACGGCTTCGGCAAGCGCGAACTGTGGCTGCATCTGGGCTGGCAGGACATCAAGCAGCGCTACCGACGCTCGGTACTGGGGCCGTTCTGGATCACCATCGCCACCGGCACCACTGCGGTCGCCATGGGCGGGCTGTACTCGATGCTGTTCAAACTCGAACTCTCCGAGCATCTTCCGTACGTCACCCTCGGCTTGATCGTCTGGAACCTGATCAACGCGTCGATACTCGAGGGCGCGGACGTCTTCGTCGCGAACGAAGGTCTGATCAAACAGCTACCGACCCCGCTGTCGGTGCACGTGTACCGGCTGGTGTGGCGGCAGATGCTCCTGTTCGCCCACAACATCATCATCTTCGTGGTGATCGCCGTCATCTTTCCCAAACCCTGGAACTGGGCCGACCTCGCGGTCATCCCGGCCCTGGCCCTGCTGGCGCTCAACTGCGTCTGGGTGGCCCTGTGTTTCGGCATTCTGGCCACGCGGTACCGCGACATCAGCCCTCTGCTGGCCAGCCTGGTGCAGCTGTTGTTCTTCATGACCCCGATCATCTGGAACGAATCCACGCTGCAGGCCCAGGGCGCCGGCGGTTGGGCGAAGATCGTCGAACTCAACCCGCTGCTGCACTATCTGGACATCGTCCGCGCCCCACTGCTGGGCGCCGACCAGGAGCTGCGGCACTGGGTCGTGGTCCTGGTGCTGACCGTGGTCGGATGGGGGTTCGCCGCACTGGCGATGCGCCAGTACCGCGCTCGCGTCGCCTACTGGGTGTGA
- a CDS encoding GGDEF domain-containing protein encodes MHRIRQWWNQPDHFEWLSAYLAARHLAAFGRCLMAATMGVLALALGLMLFSPSGPQEVVPRTLLATIVTGLAAIGVAYAIRWPSRRLSYRFSVLGSVAIAIAALTEADPLSGLVTCFAFAGLAGYVAFFHGPRLLFFTLLVGVLTAVTSCARIALDGDVALALSRLLIYCGALLSVPICGQVLVLWLWADATKSTTDPLTGLVNRRGFRRAAHGLLAGAVGHEGRRFSVVMIDLDGFKKLNDQFGHATGDLVLVSVADSMRRTVGENAVLARIGGEEFLVAETARRSEVDATAERVRMAIASTEWGVTASLGVASVELVAAPPDSGELIDGLISAADKAMYEAKRAGGNQVCCV; translated from the coding sequence GTGCACAGGATCCGTCAGTGGTGGAACCAGCCGGACCACTTCGAATGGCTGTCGGCCTACCTTGCGGCTCGGCACCTCGCCGCCTTCGGCCGCTGCCTGATGGCCGCCACCATGGGTGTTCTCGCCCTCGCGCTGGGGTTGATGTTGTTCAGTCCCTCGGGTCCGCAAGAGGTGGTTCCCCGGACCCTGCTGGCGACGATCGTCACGGGTCTGGCGGCGATAGGAGTTGCGTACGCGATCCGATGGCCGAGTCGCCGACTGTCCTATCGGTTCTCGGTGCTCGGCAGCGTCGCAATCGCCATCGCAGCCCTCACCGAAGCGGACCCGCTCTCTGGACTGGTCACGTGCTTTGCATTCGCCGGCCTCGCCGGCTACGTCGCGTTCTTCCACGGACCCCGGCTGCTGTTCTTCACGCTGCTCGTCGGGGTCCTCACGGCAGTCACCTCGTGTGCCCGGATTGCACTGGACGGGGACGTGGCCCTTGCGCTGTCCAGACTGCTGATCTATTGCGGGGCACTGCTTTCGGTGCCGATCTGCGGCCAGGTACTGGTGCTGTGGCTGTGGGCGGACGCCACCAAATCGACCACCGACCCGCTGACCGGGCTGGTGAACCGCCGCGGCTTCCGCCGTGCGGCGCACGGACTGCTCGCCGGCGCCGTGGGTCACGAGGGCAGGCGTTTCAGCGTGGTGATGATCGACCTGGACGGGTTCAAGAAGCTCAACGACCAGTTCGGCCATGCCACAGGTGATTTGGTGCTGGTATCGGTGGCGGACTCCATGCGGCGCACTGTCGGGGAGAACGCCGTGCTGGCCCGCATCGGTGGGGAGGAGTTCCTGGTGGCCGAGACGGCACGCCGCTCCGAGGTCGACGCGACAGCGGAGCGCGTCCGAATGGCGATCGCGTCCACCGAATGGGGGGTCACCGCGAGTCTCGGGGTCGCCAGTGTCGAGTTGGTCGCCGCGCCCCCCGATTCCGGCGAGCTGATAGACGGCCTCATCTCAGCCGCCGACAAGGCCATGTACGAGGCTAAGCGCGCCGGCGGCAACCAGGTGTGCTGCGTCTAG
- a CDS encoding TFIIB-type zinc ribbon-containing protein: MSIPPYQPPPPPTSGAGNTLLCPKCAGVMKTYERNGVHLEQCDSCRGIFLDFGELESLTQMENRFVQAAPPPMPAQQGYGYGGDPGYGGYGPGWGHRGNKHYRKQGFGRLFFSS, encoded by the coding sequence ATGAGCATCCCGCCATATCAACCGCCCCCGCCGCCCACCTCGGGTGCGGGCAACACCCTGCTGTGCCCGAAGTGCGCCGGTGTCATGAAGACCTACGAACGCAACGGCGTCCACCTGGAGCAGTGCGATTCCTGCCGCGGCATCTTCCTCGACTTCGGGGAGTTGGAGTCGCTGACACAGATGGAGAACCGGTTCGTCCAGGCCGCGCCGCCGCCGATGCCCGCCCAGCAGGGGTACGGCTACGGCGGCGATCCCGGTTACGGCGGATACGGGCCGGGGTGGGGCCACCGCGGGAACAAGCACTACCGCAAACAGGGGTTCGGCCGGCTCTTCTTCTCCAGCTAG
- a CDS encoding HNH endonuclease signature motif containing protein translates to MFDRPVPGVDSLERLSDADLVDAAKQWACRENAACAAKLAVMAEIFIRRTGLPASERETWWVDPDAAVAAELAAAQAITRSLALHQAHRGVVLRDRLPAVGALFARGLISEMLVRKIVSRTDLILEDAAMAAVDADLAAEIVTWGPRSIKKTELAIDALVERHDPGALRRARESSTEPDVEFGSPTDAPGFTTIWARLYETDAAVVERCLREMAHSACSADPRSLGDRLAAAITARIAGIALVCECGREDCDAGARKDRPAKDMTVYVLTDATTGTAGDTGDIGAGDPEAGGDDAAHPAALEDVASHTLTPAAPHTVADICAGGKSGFVFGAGIVPAPLLARLLTGARFREIRHPGQAGPESGYAPSRALADFIRARDLTCRFPWCDHPATSADIDHTVPYPTGPTHPSNLKCLCRFHHLLKTFWIGALGWRDRQHPDGTVAWTSPTGHSYTTEPGSRLLFPTLCRPTATLWKGDPPLVPTSDLRGRSMPRRRHTRAQNRARAIAAERRLNDDLVAEHDKPPPF, encoded by the coding sequence ATGTTCGATAGGCCGGTGCCGGGTGTGGATTCGCTGGAGCGTCTCAGCGATGCCGACCTCGTCGACGCGGCCAAGCAGTGGGCTTGCCGCGAGAACGCCGCGTGCGCGGCCAAACTCGCCGTGATGGCCGAGATCTTCATTCGCCGCACCGGCCTGCCCGCGAGCGAGCGGGAGACCTGGTGGGTCGATCCTGATGCCGCGGTGGCCGCCGAACTGGCGGCCGCCCAGGCCATCACCCGGTCGCTGGCACTGCATCAGGCCCACCGCGGCGTGGTTCTGCGCGATCGCCTGCCTGCGGTGGGCGCCCTGTTCGCCCGCGGTCTGATCAGCGAGATGCTGGTTCGCAAGATCGTCTCCCGTACCGACCTGATCCTCGAGGACGCGGCCATGGCCGCCGTTGACGCAGATCTGGCCGCGGAGATCGTCACCTGGGGGCCGCGGTCCATCAAGAAGACCGAGCTGGCCATCGACGCCCTTGTCGAGCGGCACGACCCGGGCGCCTTGCGGCGAGCGCGGGAATCCAGCACCGAGCCCGATGTCGAGTTCGGTTCGCCCACCGACGCGCCGGGGTTCACCACCATATGGGCGCGGCTGTACGAGACCGATGCGGCGGTGGTCGAACGGTGCCTGCGCGAGATGGCCCACAGTGCGTGCTCGGCAGACCCCCGCAGCTTGGGTGATCGACTCGCCGCGGCGATCACCGCCCGTATCGCCGGGATCGCGTTGGTCTGCGAGTGCGGACGTGAGGACTGCGACGCCGGCGCCCGGAAAGACCGTCCCGCCAAGGACATGACCGTGTACGTCCTCACTGACGCCACCACAGGCACCGCCGGGGACACCGGCGATATCGGAGCCGGGGACCCTGAGGCCGGCGGGGACGACGCAGCCCACCCGGCGGCCCTCGAAGATGTCGCATCCCACACCCTCACGCCGGCGGCACCACACACCGTGGCCGACATCTGCGCCGGCGGGAAGTCCGGCTTCGTGTTCGGGGCGGGCATCGTGCCCGCACCCCTGCTGGCCAGACTGCTCACCGGCGCCCGGTTCCGCGAAATCCGCCATCCCGGTCAGGCGGGACCCGAATCGGGCTACGCCCCGTCCCGCGCGCTGGCCGATTTCATCCGCGCTCGTGACCTCACCTGTCGATTCCCCTGGTGTGACCACCCCGCCACCAGTGCCGACATCGACCACACCGTGCCCTACCCGACAGGGCCGACGCATCCCTCGAACCTCAAGTGTCTCTGCCGTTTTCATCACCTGCTGAAGACTTTCTGGATCGGCGCCCTCGGCTGGCGCGACCGCCAACATCCCGACGGCACCGTCGCCTGGACCAGCCCCACCGGCCACAGCTACACCACCGAGCCCGGAAGCCGGCTGCTGTTCCCCACTCTGTGCCGGCCCACCGCCACCCTCTGGAAGGGTGATCCACCTCTCGTCCCCACGAGCGACCTCCGCGGCCGATCCATGCCCCGCCGACGGCACACCCGCGCGCAGAACCGCGCACGGGCCATCGCCGCCGAACGCCGACTCAACGACGACCTGGTCGCCGAACACGACAAACCCCCGCCCTTCTGA
- a CDS encoding nitroreductase family deazaflavin-dependent oxidoreductase, which yields MSAKRRQMTVYGRVLEKFGRTSAGYFFATRVAPVLDPPLLRLTGGRFSSVYPLPVMLLTTIGAKSGLRRVLPLVYVAEGDSLLLIASNYGRPGHPAWYRNLTVNPTVEVLAGARSGTYRAAVVTDPSERDAAWHKALEVYAGYGDYEIRAAHRTIPIVRLTRTP from the coding sequence GTGAGCGCTAAGCGCCGTCAGATGACCGTCTACGGGCGAGTCCTGGAGAAGTTCGGGCGAACGTCGGCGGGGTACTTCTTCGCCACGCGGGTGGCGCCGGTGCTCGATCCGCCGCTGTTGCGTCTCACCGGGGGACGATTCAGCAGCGTCTATCCGCTTCCGGTGATGCTGCTGACGACGATCGGCGCTAAGTCGGGTCTGCGGCGGGTGCTCCCGTTGGTGTATGTGGCAGAGGGCGATTCGCTTCTGCTGATCGCGTCGAACTACGGCAGGCCGGGACATCCGGCGTGGTACCGCAATCTCACGGTCAACCCGACCGTCGAGGTCCTCGCCGGTGCGCGCAGTGGTACTTACCGCGCGGCCGTCGTCACGGACCCCTCGGAGCGAGACGCCGCCTGGCACAAGGCACTCGAGGTCTACGCCGGGTACGGCGACTATGAGATCCGGGCGGCGCATCGCACGATCCCGATCGTGCGCTTGACGCGAACACCCTGA
- a CDS encoding pyridoxamine 5'-phosphate oxidase family protein has translation MAGMNETRTSDAPVTELTETESWGLLGGVSLGRLVTTVNGWTEIFPVNFVVQRNTVLFRTAEGTKLLTAALNEYVVFEADDHNTAEGWSVILRGKARLLATSAEIADARRAGLYPWIATQKERFVRITPQAVTGRRFRFGPEPDEGALVS, from the coding sequence ATGGCAGGCATGAACGAGACACGCACATCGGACGCTCCGGTCACCGAGCTCACCGAGACGGAGAGCTGGGGGCTGCTCGGCGGTGTATCTCTCGGACGGTTGGTGACGACGGTGAACGGATGGACCGAGATCTTTCCCGTCAACTTCGTCGTCCAGCGCAACACCGTGCTGTTCCGCACCGCGGAGGGCACCAAATTGCTCACCGCCGCGCTCAACGAGTACGTGGTCTTCGAGGCCGACGACCACAACACCGCCGAGGGGTGGAGCGTGATCCTGCGCGGAAAGGCCCGACTGCTGGCGACGTCGGCCGAGATCGCGGACGCCCGGCGCGCGGGCCTCTACCCGTGGATCGCCACCCAGAAGGAGCGCTTCGTGCGCATCACGCCCCAGGCGGTCACAGGGCGCCGGTTCCGGTTCGGCCCTGAACCGGACGAAGGCGCACTGGTCAGCTGA
- a CDS encoding phosphotransferase family protein — protein MQTRSGAEIVVDGDVVHKLHRPGTDPRLLAARLRIAAASQALLSPRSVVPEAVGLRWMSHWPRVETVVPEPHHAPWAAAGELLAALHREPAAGRVPANGWPRRFRRAVDNLRGSTGPVRRAAAALPDVVWRAGSPGRPMTLVHGDWHLGQLGRRSPAAPWQLIDIDDVGAGDPAWDLARPAGFWAAGLIPDEDWNTFLGAYRARGPALAPGDPWPTLEPFARAAVVHAAASGLVHGDSDDTQRALEDACARMT, from the coding sequence GTGCAGACCCGGTCCGGTGCGGAGATCGTCGTCGACGGCGACGTCGTCCACAAGCTGCACCGGCCGGGGACGGACCCGCGACTTCTCGCGGCGCGCCTCCGGATCGCCGCCGCGTCGCAGGCGTTGCTGTCTCCGCGCTCCGTCGTCCCGGAAGCGGTGGGGCTGCGCTGGATGTCGCACTGGCCGCGGGTGGAAACCGTTGTCCCCGAACCACATCACGCCCCGTGGGCGGCGGCCGGTGAGCTGCTGGCCGCGCTGCACCGCGAACCGGCAGCCGGCCGGGTTCCCGCCAACGGATGGCCCCGGCGATTCCGCCGCGCCGTCGACAACCTCAGGGGCTCAACCGGTCCGGTCCGGCGGGCCGCGGCCGCCCTGCCCGACGTCGTCTGGCGGGCCGGCTCCCCGGGACGGCCGATGACCCTCGTCCACGGCGACTGGCACCTCGGCCAGCTCGGCAGGCGCAGCCCTGCCGCGCCGTGGCAGCTCATCGACATCGACGACGTCGGCGCCGGTGATCCGGCCTGGGACCTGGCCCGTCCGGCGGGGTTCTGGGCCGCGGGCCTGATCCCGGACGAGGACTGGAACACCTTCCTGGGTGCCTACCGCGCCCGCGGACCCGCACTCGCCCCCGGAGATCCGTGGCCCACCCTGGAACCGTTCGCCCGCGCTGCCGTCGTGCACGCCGCGGCGTCCGGCCTGGTGCACGGCGACTCCGACGACACGCAGCGGGCATTGGAGGATGCCTGCGCGCGGATGACCTAG